The following are encoded together in the Macadamia integrifolia cultivar HAES 741 chromosome 10, SCU_Mint_v3, whole genome shotgun sequence genome:
- the LOC122092272 gene encoding lichenase-like, with product MGFITVSISSGLKDPAEEEYEFCRALRAMGKNMLSLKLTFADAGSIGVNYGRVASNLPSAMNVVQLLKSQGLERVELFDTDPAVLKVLAGSGIKVVVDLPNENLCMAAKRPSFAYAWVQKNIVAYYPATQIHTIAVRNELFVDPDNVTKYHSPAMKNVNSREETHE from the exons ATGGGCTTTATCACGGTCTCGATTAGCTCCGGTTTGAAGGATCCCGCGGAAGAAGAGTACGAGTTCTGCAGAGCATTGAGGGCTATGG GTAAGAACATG TTGTCTCTAAAACTTACATTTGCTGATGCGGGTTCCATCGGAGTAAACTACGGGCGAGTAGCAAGCAACCTCCCTTCTGCAATGAACGTGGTTCAGCTCCTCAAGTCTCAGGGTCTCGAGAGGGTCGAGCTCTTCGACACCGATCCCGCAGTGCTTAAAGTCCTTGCTGGTTCAGGCATCAAGGTCGTCGTCGACTTGCCAAACGAAAATCTCTGCATGGCCGCAAAGAGACCATCTTTCGCCTATGCATGGGTTCAAAAGAACATCGTCGCTTACTACCCAGCTACCCAAATCCACACCATTGCCGTCAGGAACGAGCTTTTTGTTGACCCAGACAACGTGACAAAGTACCATAGCCCGGCGATGAAAAACGTGAATTCGAGAGAAGAAACACATGAATGA